TTTGTCCTTCAAGGTATGATTATTGGTATTACAGGAACCTGTCTGGGCATACTGGCAGGGGTAGGGCTTTGCCTTTTCCTGGAAAGATACCCAATTGTTAAGCTTCCTGAAGCTTACCCCTTCACTACTCTTCCTGTGTTGCTGGAGTGGGGAGACGTTTTTGTTATCGGTGGTGCTTCTCTTCTGATCTGTTTTGTGTCCACCCTTTATCCGGCCATGCAGGCTTCCCGTATGGACCCTGTGGAAGGAATCCGGTATGGATAAACGGTTTGAAACTCTGGTTCTTTCCGGAGTGAGCAAAACTTTTATGGATGGGGTTGAGCCCGTCCCTGTGCTCAAAGATGTCAACTGGACTTTGAGTCGTCAGGACAGCATTGCCATTGTTGGTCCTTCGGGGATTGGAAAATCGACACTTCTGCATATTCTTGGAGCTTTGGATCGTCCTGACAGAGGATCTCTTTTGCTGGATGATCGTGATATTCTTCGTCTGGATGATGGGGGACTGGCACGGATCCGCAATGAGGTTATGGGATTTGTTTTCCAGTTTCACCATATGCTGCCTGAATTTTCTACCCTAGAAAATGTCATGATGCCGGCGAGGATAGGAAACATGCCCTTCAAAGAGGCAAAGAAAAAGGCCGCAGCTCTTCTGGATCGGGTGGGGCTTTCCCATCGTCTGGACCATAGGACAGCGCAGCTCTCCGGAGGGGAGCAGCAAAGAGCTGCTCTGGCAAGGGCCCTTATCATGTCCCCGTCTTTTCTTTTTGCGGATGAGCCCACGGGTAACCTTGATATTGAAAACAGCCGAAAGGTCCATGAGCTCCTTTTAGAAGTACACAGGGAGTGGGAGTGCGGGCTGGTTGTGGTTACCCATAATCTTCGTCTTGCCAGTATGATGAAAAAGAAAGTTACCCTGAAACAAGGGCATATTGACGAGCAGAGTGTTGCCGGTCTGGTCGCATTGTGACAGAGACGGGTTAAAGCCTATGTACAGGTCGTTTCATCCGGCCGGGCTGAATTTCTGAGACTTCTTCATAAAACTGTATCCGCTTGTCTTCTCACTACTTCACAATTTTATGGGCGGTTTTACACCAGAGGATGGTTGCATGAATCGGAGTTTTGTCTGCGGCTTCTGGCTGCTTGTTATGATGATGATGGGAAGTTTTTCAGTTTATGCTGCGGATGCCCATAAGGTATGGATATCTCCTTTTGCCGTAGAAGGGGATCCACGCTCGGCGGATCTTGGCAGGCAGGTGGCGGAACGGATCAAGCGGGAGCTGGGCACGGCCGGGTTGTCCCCTGTTATCGGAGAAGAGGTTGTTAGAAATGTTCAGGGTGCCCGTCAGCGTATGGAATCGGCAGATGCACAGATAGCCATATGGGGCCGATTGCTTCTGGATAACGGTGGGTTCAGGCTTTCAGCTTTTGTATATGCAGAGGAGAGTGAACGTCGTTTTATTGAAGAGGGCACTGCTATTGATACTCTCTATCTGTCAGCTGCTTCATTGTCCCACAAAATTGCCGATTTTCTGGTGGGAAAAGAAACCGTTGCCCTGGTGGAAGTGGAAGGAAATCAGCGTATAGAAGATGCTGCCATTCTACGGGTTATTCAGAGCGGTCCGGGTGATGTGTATCTGCAACAGGCTCTTTCCCGAGATCTTCAAGCCATTTATGACATGGGATATTTTGATGATATTCAGGTGGCCGTTGAGGAGAGGGAAGTCGGAAAAGTTGTTATTTTTAAAGTTAAGGAAAAGCCAACAGTCCGTCAGATATTCATCCGTGGCAACCGTGTGTATAAAAGCGATAAGGTTCTTGAATCTGTTACCACCAAAACGGGTGCAATCCTGAATGTTTTTCAGGTGCGTAGGGATATGGAAAGGATTCGGGATCTTTACAGGAGTAAAAACTATCATCATACAGAAGTGAAGTATGAAATCCGGGAGCTTGAGAACAATCAGGCTGACCTTACCTTTGTTATATCGGAAGGTGAAAAGGTTAAGGTTACAGAGATTCTTTTTGAAGGGCGTCAGGATTTTACCCGCCGACAGCTCATGAAGCAGATAGGAACTTCTGAAAAGGGGTTTTTCTCATGGCTGACGGGTTCTGGTGAATTAAAAAGAGAGTCTATTCAGCAGGATGCTGCACGATTGACAGCCTTTTATCATAATGAGGGCTACGTGGATGCAAGGGTATCGGAACCGGAAGTTGTGCTGGATGGGTCGGAAGCAATGGTGAAATTCCGGATCCATGAAGGGCAGCGGTTCCGGGTGGGTAAAATCAGTGTCGGTGGAGATCAGCTCTTTTCTGAAGAAGTTCTGCTTGCCATAACTTCCATAGGAAAAGAAGAATGGTACAAAAGAGATGTTGTCCATGCAGACATGATGGCACTGACCGATCTTTATGGCGATGCGGGCTATGCCAATACAGATGTTTATCCACAGTTGCGCAAGGATCCTGAAGAAGGTGTTGTGGATATCCGCTATACCGTTCATCAGGGAAGTCTTGTCTATATAGATCGTATTGAGATAACGGGTAACGTCAAGACCCGTGACAAAGTCATACGCAGGCAGATCCCTCTTCTGGAGCAGGAACTGTACAGCGGAAGCCGGATTAAAAGGGCAAGCCGAAATTTAAACAGGCTGGATTACTTTGAGGATGTCCGGCTTGAAATTGAGCGTACCTCTGATCCAGAAAAAGTTGATCTTGTGGTCAGTGTGGAGGAGAAACCCACCGGCATGTTTACCTTTGGTGCGGGTTACAGCTCTCAGGATAATCTTTTCGGGCAGGTTTCCGTGACCCAGAGGAATTTCAGGGGTAAGGGGCAGACCCTGAATCTGCGGGCCGATGTTGGGAGTAGTTCCACGCGGTATACCTTAAGTTTCACGGAACCTTATCTGTTTGACAAACCACTTTCTGCCGGATTTGATCTGTATAACTGGGACAGGGAGTATGATGATTATACAAGGAAGAGTACGGGGGGAACCATCCGGCTGGGGTACCCTGTATGGGATTATACCCGTTTTTTTGTCTCCTATGGCTTTGAAACCTTTGATGTGAAGGTGGATCAGGGAAAGGAACAGTGGGTCAATGAGGATATTCTTGCCATGGAGGATCTGGATACGGCCAGTACCCTTACTTTAAGCCTGAACTATGACTCGACCAACAGGCTCTTTAATCCGTCAGAAGGCAGCAACCATCGCCTGACGGTTAAGCATGCCGGTGGACCTCTGGGTGGTGATATTGCGTTTACTAAATATACGCTGGAGGCAGGTCATTATGTGCCCATGTTCTGGGAAACGGTTTTTTTTATGCATGGAGAAACGGGATATGTGCATAAAAACAGCGATGGACATCTGCCGGACTATGAGAAGTTTTATCTCGGCGGTCTGAATTCTCTGAGGGGCTATAAATGGCGGGATGTGGCCGTATATTATGATGGTGATTATACCTACCTTGATGAAAATGGAGAAACTCAGACAGCTCCCTACAGCAAAAATAAAGGTGGGGATAAATTCATACAGGCGAATTTTGAGTTTATTTTTCCTCTCGTGAAGGAAGCCGGACTGATGGGGCTTGTCTTTTATGATATAGGCAATGTTTTTGATACCAATGAAGACATTCTTCTGGATGACCTGAAAAGAAGTACAGGGTATGGTATTCGATGGTTTTCTCCCATTGGGCCCATTCGTTTGGAATATGGGATTCCTCTGGATAAAATTGATGGAGAAAAGCAGGGTGGCCGCTGGGAATTCACCATGGGCGGTGCTTTCTGATCTGAGATGCTGATTACTTGTAACCATAAATCATATAATAGCAAGAGGAGTTGCAGAATGAACAACATAGCCCGTCTCGTACAGGTAATGGTTATTTCCCTGATGATTGCAGGAACATCCATGGCTGCGGATGTAGCCAAAATTGGTATTTTCGATTTTGAAACTTTTTTAAGAAATTCCAAAGCCGGACAACAGGCTAAGGAGCAGGTTGCTGCGGAAGCCCGCCAGCTGGAATCCCAGCTGGAAGTAAAAAAAGAAGAAATAGAGAAGCTTCGGGAGAGCCTGATGCGTGAAGCCATGGTACTTTCGGATGAAGCCAGAGGGCAGAGGGAACGTGATCTGCAGATAAAAGCCATGGATCTCAGGAATATGGAACAGCGGTTTACCCGTAGTTTCAACCAGCAGCAGAATGAAATTATGTCTCGGATTCAGGGTCAGGTCAGGGAGTTGATTCAGGACATCGGAGAGAAGGAAAACTATCTGCTGATTCTTGAAAATATTGGTGTTGTCTATGCCCCGGACCGAGTGGATATTACGGAGCGTCTTATCCAGAAACATGACGAAAAATACGGAAAAAGCGGATCATGACCCGGGTTTTCAGACTTTATGAGCTTGCAGAGGCCTGTGATGCCATAACAGCAGGCGATGCTTCCTTTGAGGTATCAGGAATTGCCCCGCTTGAAAGTGCGGGGCCAGGTGATCTGGCTCTGGCCATGAATGCACAATATTTGCGTCAGGCTGCCTCATCTTCTGCCGGAGCCTTTATTGTCGGGCCAGGGGCAGAATCTGTTCTGCCGGGACGGAACCTGATTCTTTCCAGCAGCCCTTACTGGGCTTTTGCAGCAATCCTCAAGTTGTTTTACCCCGATCCCGCTCCCTGCCACCGTATCCATGCCACAACGGTTGTGGGCCGGGATTTTATGTGCCGGGGCAGACTTTTCACGGATGCTTATGTTGTGATCGGTAATGGGGTGTCTGTGGGGGATGGCTGCAGGATAGGAGCCGGTACGGCGATCGGCGATGGTTGTATGCTGGGTGACCATTGCCGTATTTCTCCCAATGTCACACTGTATCCGGGAACCCGCATTGGCAACCGGGTTCGTATTCACAGTGGTTCTGTCATTGGTGCGGATGGTTTTGGTTTTGCCCCGAAGGATGGACAGTGGGAAAAAATACCTCATTCCGGTGCTGTGGAAATTGATGATGATGTGGAAATAGGAGCTGGCTCTACCCTGGACAGAGGGACTTTTGGCCTTACCCGTATTGGTAGGGGGGTGAAAATTGATGATCAGGTTCACATTGGTCACAATGTTTCCATAGGAGACCATAGTCTTCTGGTGGCTCAGGTGGGTATTGCCGGCAGTACGCGGGTTGGAAAGCATACTGTTCTGGCGGGTAAGGTAGGAGTTTCCGGGCATATTCATATAGGGGATGGCGTACAGGTTGGCCCTATGAGTGGTGTGGCACAGGATGTTCCCGATGGACAGATCGTCAGTGGAAGTCCGGAAATGCCCCATAGGGTATGGCTAAAAGTACAACGCATACTGCCACGACTTCCGGAAATGCGAAAACAGATTGCGGCACTGGAGCGAAGGCTTGATGCTCAGATGAGAGAAGAGGAACCCGGCCATGACGGTAGATGATAAAGGGTTGGTGACGCTGGAGTTGGTTGACATAATGAACTATCTCCCCCATCGTTATCCTTTTCTTCTTGTGGATAGAGTGGTCTCGCTGGAGGTGGGAAAATCCATTTGTGCAATCAAAAATGTTACCGCAAATGAGCCTTATTTCAGCGGTCATTTTCCGAACTTTCCCATCATGCCCGGTGTACTGATTCTGGAAGCCATTGGTCAGGCAGGGGGGATTCTCGCTTACGCTTCATGGCCGGAAGACCAGAGACGCTTTCCGCTTTTTTTTACGGGTACGGACAGAGCGCGTTTTCGACGAAAGGTTGTTCCGGGCGATCAGCTCTGTATGGATGTGGAACTTATTAAATTGAAATCCAGAACAGTAAAGATGCATGGTGTGGCCACTGTCAATGGTGCAAAGGCCGCAGAGGCTGATTTTATGGCTGTTCTGGGGGATTAGGAATAATGTATGGCTATTCATCCTACTGCCATAGTGGATGCAGGTGCAGAAATTGGCGATAATGTGGAAATTGGACCATTTGCCATTATAAAAGACAATGTATGTATTGGTGCCCGAACACGTATAGGTGCCTATGTAATGATTGATCACTACACGGAAATAGGCCCGGACTGTGTGATTTATCCTTATGCTGCGGTAGGTGGTGATCCTCAGGATCTTAAATTCCGGGGAGAAAAGTCATGGCTGAAGGTTGGCCGTAAGACCATTATCCGTGAATTTGCCACTCTGCACAGGGGAACAGGCCTGGGGGGAGGGCTTACTTCGGTCGGAGAAGAAAACCTTTTGATGGCTTATTGTCATGTAGCCCACGACTGCCACACGGGAAAGGCTGTCATACTGTCGAATAATGCCACGCTGGCAGGCCATGTTACCTTGGGAGATCATGTAATTGTGGGGGGACTTGCAGCCGTTCATCAGTTTGTCAAAGTGGGAAATCATGCATATATCGGCGGAAAGTCTGCCGTTGTGAAAGACATTCCCCCTTACGTGATAGCATCAGGAGATCGCGCTACCCTCCATGGTCTGAACAAGGTTGGCCTGCGCAGGCGAGAGTTCCCAGAAGAAAGTTTAAAACATTTGAAGCAGGCATACAGAATTCTTTTTCGGTATGGTCTAACCTTGAAAGAAGGGATTGAGAGGGTCCGGGCTAGCGTTGAGCCTACGCCGGAAGTCTCTGCCTTTATTGATTTTATTAAGAATTCGGACAGGGGCATAACCCGATGATCCGAGCGGAGAAAGGAGAGGTTGCGTCCCTTGGACAGCGGCGACCCTGGCAGTAGATGCCAGCATGAAAAACGTGTTGGTGTGATTGCAGGAAATGGTTCTTTTCCGTTGACTTTCGTAAAAAAAGCGGTAGCAGAGGGTTTTTTCGTTGCCACTGTAGCTTTCCGTGGAGAAGGTCACCCTGCCCTTGAAAATCTGTCTCAGGCATTTCGTTGGATATATCTGGGGCAGATAAAAAAAATTATTCGTTTTTTTAAAGAAAAGAATGTGGATACCGTCGTTATGATGGGGGGTGTCCGTAAAACACGAATGTTTGTGGATGTGAGGCCGGATATTCTTGCCATTCGTGCCATGGCACGAATGCGTCACAGCCATGATGATGGTGTTCTGAGAGTGTTTGCCGATATTCTGGATGAAAACGGTATCCGTGTAGTGCACTCAACAAGTCTGCTCCCGGAGCTCTTGTCTCCGGTCGGTAAGTGGACCCGTTCCCCTCTTCCATCTGGAGTTGAGGCAGATATTCTCATTGGCTGGAAAGTTGCTCGTTGCATTGGAGAAATGGATGTGGGGCAGTGTGTGGTGGTGGGTGGCGGTTCCGTTCTCGCTGTGGAAGCCATTGACGGTACGGATGCCACCATTCGCAGGGGGGGAGAGCTGGGTCGGGGAGATGCGGTTCTCGTCAAGCTTTCCAAGCCTGGGCAGGATATGCGCTTTGATGTCCCCGCCGTAGGTCCGGAAACCATAAAGGTCATGGCAGAGTCCGGGGTTCGGGTACTGGTTCTTGA
This genomic interval from Desulfobotulus pelophilus contains the following:
- a CDS encoding OmpH family outer membrane protein; the encoded protein is MNNIARLVQVMVISLMIAGTSMAADVAKIGIFDFETFLRNSKAGQQAKEQVAAEARQLESQLEVKKEEIEKLRESLMREAMVLSDEARGQRERDLQIKAMDLRNMEQRFTRSFNQQQNEIMSRIQGQVRELIQDIGEKENYLLILENIGVVYAPDRVDITERLIQKHDEKYGKSGS
- the bamA gene encoding outer membrane protein assembly factor BamA; this translates as MNRSFVCGFWLLVMMMMGSFSVYAADAHKVWISPFAVEGDPRSADLGRQVAERIKRELGTAGLSPVIGEEVVRNVQGARQRMESADAQIAIWGRLLLDNGGFRLSAFVYAEESERRFIEEGTAIDTLYLSAASLSHKIADFLVGKETVALVEVEGNQRIEDAAILRVIQSGPGDVYLQQALSRDLQAIYDMGYFDDIQVAVEEREVGKVVIFKVKEKPTVRQIFIRGNRVYKSDKVLESVTTKTGAILNVFQVRRDMERIRDLYRSKNYHHTEVKYEIRELENNQADLTFVISEGEKVKVTEILFEGRQDFTRRQLMKQIGTSEKGFFSWLTGSGELKRESIQQDAARLTAFYHNEGYVDARVSEPEVVLDGSEAMVKFRIHEGQRFRVGKISVGGDQLFSEEVLLAITSIGKEEWYKRDVVHADMMALTDLYGDAGYANTDVYPQLRKDPEEGVVDIRYTVHQGSLVYIDRIEITGNVKTRDKVIRRQIPLLEQELYSGSRIKRASRNLNRLDYFEDVRLEIERTSDPEKVDLVVSVEEKPTGMFTFGAGYSSQDNLFGQVSVTQRNFRGKGQTLNLRADVGSSSTRYTLSFTEPYLFDKPLSAGFDLYNWDREYDDYTRKSTGGTIRLGYPVWDYTRFFVSYGFETFDVKVDQGKEQWVNEDILAMEDLDTASTLTLSLNYDSTNRLFNPSEGSNHRLTVKHAGGPLGGDIAFTKYTLEAGHYVPMFWETVFFMHGETGYVHKNSDGHLPDYEKFYLGGLNSLRGYKWRDVAVYYDGDYTYLDENGETQTAPYSKNKGGDKFIQANFEFIFPLVKEAGLMGLVFYDIGNVFDTNEDILLDDLKRSTGYGIRWFSPIGPIRLEYGIPLDKIDGEKQGGRWEFTMGGAF
- the lpxA gene encoding acyl-ACP--UDP-N-acetylglucosamine O-acyltransferase, which gives rise to MAIHPTAIVDAGAEIGDNVEIGPFAIIKDNVCIGARTRIGAYVMIDHYTEIGPDCVIYPYAAVGGDPQDLKFRGEKSWLKVGRKTIIREFATLHRGTGLGGGLTSVGEENLLMAYCHVAHDCHTGKAVILSNNATLAGHVTLGDHVIVGGLAAVHQFVKVGNHAYIGGKSAVVKDIPPYVIASGDRATLHGLNKVGLRRREFPEESLKHLKQAYRILFRYGLTLKEGIERVRASVEPTPEVSAFIDFIKNSDRGITR
- a CDS encoding LpxI family protein — translated: MIAGNGSFPLTFVKKAVAEGFFVATVAFRGEGHPALENLSQAFRWIYLGQIKKIIRFFKEKNVDTVVMMGGVRKTRMFVDVRPDILAIRAMARMRHSHDDGVLRVFADILDENGIRVVHSTSLLPELLSPVGKWTRSPLPSGVEADILIGWKVARCIGEMDVGQCVVVGGGSVLAVEAIDGTDATIRRGGELGRGDAVLVKLSKPGQDMRFDVPAVGPETIKVMAESGVRVLVLEAGKTLALEREDLVREADRSGISVLALNGPDDLATLAADKGVA
- the fabZ gene encoding 3-hydroxyacyl-ACP dehydratase FabZ translates to MTVDDKGLVTLELVDIMNYLPHRYPFLLVDRVVSLEVGKSICAIKNVTANEPYFSGHFPNFPIMPGVLILEAIGQAGGILAYASWPEDQRRFPLFFTGTDRARFRRKVVPGDQLCMDVELIKLKSRTVKMHGVATVNGAKAAEADFMAVLGD
- a CDS encoding ABC transporter ATP-binding protein, producing the protein MDKRFETLVLSGVSKTFMDGVEPVPVLKDVNWTLSRQDSIAIVGPSGIGKSTLLHILGALDRPDRGSLLLDDRDILRLDDGGLARIRNEVMGFVFQFHHMLPEFSTLENVMMPARIGNMPFKEAKKKAAALLDRVGLSHRLDHRTAQLSGGEQQRAALARALIMSPSFLFADEPTGNLDIENSRKVHELLLEVHREWECGLVVVTHNLRLASMMKKKVTLKQGHIDEQSVAGLVAL
- the lpxD gene encoding UDP-3-O-(3-hydroxymyristoyl)glucosamine N-acyltransferase; protein product: MTRVFRLYELAEACDAITAGDASFEVSGIAPLESAGPGDLALAMNAQYLRQAASSSAGAFIVGPGAESVLPGRNLILSSSPYWAFAAILKLFYPDPAPCHRIHATTVVGRDFMCRGRLFTDAYVVIGNGVSVGDGCRIGAGTAIGDGCMLGDHCRISPNVTLYPGTRIGNRVRIHSGSVIGADGFGFAPKDGQWEKIPHSGAVEIDDDVEIGAGSTLDRGTFGLTRIGRGVKIDDQVHIGHNVSIGDHSLLVAQVGIAGSTRVGKHTVLAGKVGVSGHIHIGDGVQVGPMSGVAQDVPDGQIVSGSPEMPHRVWLKVQRILPRLPEMRKQIAALERRLDAQMREEEPGHDGR